ATCTTCAGTATCCTGATTACGATGATCCCGAATTCGTACAAAAGATAGAGCGGGACTCCCATCAGCAGCATGTTGACCACATCCGGGGTCGGGGTCAGGAGGGCGGCGATGATGCTGATCGCGAGGATGGCGTAGCGGCGGTTTTTTTCAAAGGATTGCCGGGGGATAAGCCCTGATCTGGCGCCAAAGACCATCAGGATCGGCAGCTCGAAGATGATCCCGAAAGCCAGAATGAACACGGCGACGAAGGTGACGAATTTGCCGATGGAGATAATCGGCTGCAGCTGGGCGGACTGGAATTCGAGAAGGAATCTGACCCCGAACGGCAGGGTGATTGAATAGCAGAAAAAGGCACCGCTGTAAAAAAGAAGACAGGTAAAAAGAACAAACCAGCCGATGGACCCTGCCGACATCGCAAACGGCTTGGCCGCCGCCTTCCAGCCGCAGAAGATGATGCCGGGCATCAGAATGAAGAGTGCCGCGATCAGGGCCAGTTTGACGTGGGCCAGAAACGGTTCGGCGACGGAGAAAAATGCGAGCTTTTGCTCAAGGTGGTCCTGGAAGAAACGGAGCATCTGCGGGGAGAAAAAATAAAGGACCACGGTCACCACCGCAAGGGCGATGGCAATTCCCAGGATATATTTGCGGACTTCATTGATTGCCCGCACCGCCAGCAGGGCGGGGGAAGGGGTTGCGGCGGTGTCGGGCTTTTCGGTCATGGACGGTCGTTCATCAGCGGTGAAGAGGATTCGGAAAGAAAGTTAAGCTGAGTTGAGCAGCTCGTCTGCTCGTAGGAAACTTATACCCCTCAAGGGGGTACTGAAGTGAGTACCCGAAGGGTGAAAGAATGATGAGTGAAGAGTTAAGAATGAAAAGAACCTGCACTCAGTTCCTGTTGAAATCACCTTTTTCAACCTTTCCTACAGATTTTCCCTGATATAGTTGACCCCGTTTCTGAACAGGGCCACACCCTGGCCTTCCTCGGGGAGGTCCTCCCTGGTCCAGCGGGGATGGTTTGTCCGGTGCAGAAATGCTTCGGGATGAGGCATCAGTCCGAAAAGGCGGCCGCTCGGGTCGCAGATACCGGCAATGGCGTCCGGCGAGCCGTTGGGGTTCAAAGGATAGTCCATGGTCGGTTTGCCGGTTTCCGGATCGGCGTAACGCAGGGCCACCAGTTTGTTGTCGAGGACCGATTGCATGACCTTGTCATTCAGGGTGACGAATTTCCCTTCGCCATGCCGGATCGGGAAATAGAGGGCGTCAAGCCCCCTGGTGAAGACACATGGTGAATCCGGGTCAACCTTCAGAGTCACCCAGCGGTCTTCAAAACGGCTGGAGTCGTTGTAGGAAAGACTGACCTGCCGGTCGTGGTAATTTCCGTTAAACCCGGGCAGAAGCCCGGTCTTGACCATCAGCTGGAAACCGTTGCAGACCCCGATAATCAGCTTGCCGTCATTGATGAACCGAACCAGCTGGTCCATCAGTTTCTCGCCGGTTTTCTTGATCACCACATGTTTGAATCGGTGGGCGCCGGCCTGACCGGCCCCGAGATCATCGCCATCGAGAAAACCGCCCGGCAGGTTTAAGAAATGGTAGTCATCCAGCGAATACTCCCCGTGGATCAGTTCGCTCATGTGGACAATATCAACCTGGTCGGCGCCGCCCAGCCTGCAGGCATGGGCCATTTCCATTTCGCAGTTGGTCCCGTATCCGGTGATGACTATCGCTTTAACTTTTTCGGGCATCGGGTTCTCCTCCGTTTATTTCCATCTCAAGTCGGGCAAAAAATTCAACCATGAAATCATGTCGTTCATCGGCCATCTTCCTGCCCGGCGGGGTCAGCATTCGCTCCCTGATCCGGATCAGTTTGACCATGAATTCACGGTATGCGGTATCTTCAACCGTATAAGGGCTGGTTTCTGTGACATCTGCTTCCGTATTATGAAGGCGGGCTCCCACCTGACCGGCAAAAAGAAATGCCCGGCCGATGCCGATTGCGCCGATCGAATCCAGTTTGTCGGCATCAAAAAGAATCCTGGCCTCCAGTGAGAGCGGGGGGGTGTTATCGCGAAAACGGTGTGTGGCAATACAGTGGCAGATCTCGGAGATCTCACCGGGATGAAAAGCGTTCGCCGCGAGAAGCCCGGCAGCAAGTTCCGCGCCGCGTACAGCGTGGCAGATTTTGCCTTTGCTTGCATGTTCATCTCGCCGACCGATATCGTGCAGCAATGCGGCAGCGCTTAACACCTCAAGTTTTGCTCCCATCTCCCTTCCTATTGCCAGTGAAGTGGCATGGACCCTTTCGGAATGGTCGATCCCGTGGCACCCTCCATCGGCGTCGAGGAATGAGGTTGCAAGATCACGCAGTTTCCTGGTGAGAGCCTGGCCCAGCGGATAATCCGGAAAGCATTTGTCGCAGGGCGGCCGGCATGAAGCCGAAGACTCGATTTCTCTAGGTAAACAGTTCATATTGAAGCTGGTGGATTACCCTTTTGAGCAGGGCTTCATCATCAAGGCCGGCAAATTGGCTGTTCCCCTCCATGTTGCAGTTGTTGAGGGTTGGAATGGTGTTCTGACTTTTCCTGAAACCATCGAGATCGTAGAGGACCATAAACCTGTTCATCTGCTCCCGGTCTGGCCTGAACCCTTCCCTGATTTTCGGATGATGGGTAATTTTCATCATCAGGTCATTGATGCGATTGTATGCATCAAGCCCCTGGTCATCGCTCCAGGTTGTGACCGTTCTCTCCTCTCCGTCGGAGAAACCGCGGCAATGGGGTTCAGTCAGGAGAACGAAGAAATCAGAGGGTTTGCCGTCATGATCGAGAAAGGCGGCGCGGCCGACCGGATATGCCCGGCAGGCGCCCGGACGGTCTTGGTAAACCGAGCAGCCGGTATCGGTGACAAAGGGGCAGCTCGCCCTGCCGTCATCGATCATCGCCAGAAAGACCTGGGGAAATGCCTCGCCTTCCGCAAGTTCCACCACCGTGTAGCGGTCGAGGAACTCGCCGGATGTGATCCGCAGACCCTTGCGAAGCCTTAAGACATCATACGGGGTGAGAGCCAGATCAAGCTGGCGGCAGCATTCATTAAAACACCGGACGGTCGGACCGCAGCGGAAGGAAAACTTTTCATTCTTTTCGAGTTCGCAGACGTGTTCCGGCAGATCCAGGCTGCTCATTGCATCAGCCATCCCGTATCAGCTCTTGCGCCAGAGGTGCAGGAGCGGGCTGGCGGTAAAGATTGAAGAGTAGGTCCCGACCATGATACCGAGGAACAGGGCCAGGGAGAAATCCCGGATCACCACCCCGCCGAGGATCAGCAGGGCCAGGAGGACCAGACCGGTGGTCAGCGAGGTGACCACCGTCCGGCTGATGACCTCGTTGATACTCTGGTTGATGATTTCGATCAGGTTTGCGGAAGAACCGGACTTCTTGGTGTTCTCCCGGATCCGGTCAAATACGACCACCGTGTCGTTCAGGGAATACCCGGCCAGGGTCAGGAGCGCGGTGATGATCAGCAGGGTGATCTCGATATCGAGAAGAAAACAGAGGCCGAGGACCACGAGGACATCGTGGAAGGTGGCGATAGCTGCCGCGACCCCGAAGCGGATGTCAAAACGTAGCGCCAGATAGCAGATCACCCCGATAAGCGAGATGAAAATTGCCTGCAGGGCCTTGTTGCGGAGGACTTCGCTGATCGAGGAGCCGATGGATGACTCGCTTTCCATCTCAAACTGCGCCTCCGGCATTTTCTCCTGCAGCAGGTTTGTAATGTTGGCGGTGAGGTCGCCGACAATCTTCTGCGACTTCTTGACCCTGACGATCAGGCGGTTTTCGTCCTCTACCCGCTGGGGCTGTGCGCCTTCAAGCTCGCTGGAGTTCAGGGCCTTTCTGACATCTTCCAGGGCGAAAGGCTGGGCGGCCTTGTACTGGACAATGGTGCCGCCGGAGAAATCGACCCCGAGGTTCGCCTCCCCTCTCAGGATCTGGACAAAGGCGAAGAGCCCGATCAGGACCATGATCCCGGAAATCGAAAAAGTGATGTTCCGGATGCTCATGTAATCGAGTTTCGGTTTTTTGAACAGTTCGAAGAATCGAAGCGGTTTCAGCCACTTTTTGCTGTGCAGGACATCATAGACCAGTCTGGTGCCGAAGAGGGTGGTGAAGAGATTGAAGGTGACGCCCAGAGAGAGGGTGATCGCAAAACCCTTGATCGGTCCGGTGCCGAACAGGAAGAGGGCGAGGGCGGTGATCAGGGTGGTTACCTGGGAGTCGACAATGGTCCAGAACGCCTTGTCGTAGCCGCCTTCGACCCCGGATTTCACCGATTTGCCGAGGGCGAATTCCTCCCGCATGCGCTCAAAGATCAGAATGTTCGAGTCAACGGCCATGCCGATTGAAAGGATGATACCGGCGATACCCGGCAGGGTCAGGGTCGCGTTCATCGAGGCCAGACCGGCGAAAAGCAGCAGAACATTAAAAACCAGGGCGGAGTTCGCGATCACTCCTGAAAGACGGTAATAGAACATCATGAACAGGAAGACCAGGGCGGTGCCGAGTAAGCCCGCCATCAACCCCTTGTGGATCGAGTCCCTGCCGAGGGAAGCGCCGACGGTCAGGTTCTGGATGATTGAAACCGGCGCCGGCAGGGCGCCGACCCGGAGCACGATCGCCAGGTCGGAGGCCTCTTCATAGGTGAAGCTGCCGGAGATCTGGGCCTTGCCGCCAAGGATCCGTTCCCGGATGACCGGCGAGGATTTGACGATCTCGTCCAGGATGATGGCAAAGCGCTTGTTGACGTTTTTCTCGGTGATCTGGCCGAAAAGTTTGCCGCCGTAACTGGTGAAATCCATGGAGACATAGGGTTCGTTAAAGGTCCCGCCGATCTGCGGCTGGGAATCCTGGACCATGTCACCGGTCATCATGACCTGGCTTTTGATCAGCAGCGGGGTGACGGTCTCAATTTTAATGCCGGTCGCATTTGACACCTTTTTCTCAAAATAGATCTCGGTGTTTGCCGGCAGGCGGCTCTGCAGAATGGAATTGAGCTGTTTGCGGCCTTCGGTCTGGGTGAGGTAGGCCTGCCGCTTATCAGCTTCGCTTCTCTGATCCTGCGGGTCGCTCCAGGTCGGCCAGACAATCGATTGTTTGGCCTGCTCAATCAGCCCGGTCAGGTCAACCCCGCCTTCCTCGTAGAGAAGTTTGAACTCAAGCTGGGCGGTTTTGCCGATGAGGTCGAGCGCGCGTTTCGGGTCTTTGACCCCCGGCAGCTGGACCACGATTTCATCGGCGCCCTGGCGGATGATCACCGGCTCGGCGACCCCGAACTGGTCGATCCGGTTGCGGATAATCTCAAGAGACTGGTTGACCGCATTTTTATTGATGAAATCGATCTTTTACTCACTCAGCGAAATGGAGATCTTCGGGAAGGTGCCTGCTTCGGACTGAATGTTGATCGCGAGGTCCGGGAAGTCTCCCTTCACGACGTCGCGAACGGTATCAACCGCACCGACGTTGGGCAGGGTGAACACGACTTTGTTCGGGTCGTCGGACGGGGTCCTGACCACGGTGATCTTCTTTGCCGTCAAGTTGTCTTTAAGGTTCCCGGCGGCCAGGTCAAGGGTGTTCTCAATCGCTTTTGCCAGGTCAACCTGCAGGACCAGGTGCATGCCGCCCTGCAGGTCGAGACCCTGTCGCAGACCGGCAGGGGCGAGATATTTTTTCCACCAGTCAGGGACGTCTTTTTTGAAAGACGGGATAACGGTCAGGGCGGAAATGAATATGATGGAAATGAGCAGAGCAACTTTCCATTTCAGAGATGTTTTCATCAACTACTCCTTTGCTATCGTATGAGGCAGACCGAGATGTTCAATCTGCCGATATGAGTGAGGTCGGCCTGTGGATCAGGTGGGTAAAATACCCGTTTATGATCTGTCGGGAATCAATGGAGCGGGATTATAACTCAATAAGTAACTATTTAAAAGAACAAATACGGTCATGGATCGGTGGCGTAAAATAGCCCGTAAAACCACAATTTTAAAGGGATGATGGTGGGAGGAGATGGTGAACGGACGAGGTGTTTTTTTCAGGGTCGGGTGGTTTTTTTCAGATGACTGTTGAGAAGTGGCGACAAGCCTAGTATTGTATCACGTTCTGCAGCGAATGGGCTATATAGGTAAAACTCCGGAGAAACTCTGTGGGAAAGGGTTTGCGGTGGGTCCAGGTCGCAATAAATATTACAGGGATGTCCCTGAAAATGTCATCCCGGGGAGAACCATGAAAAGAATCAAGAAATCACTGGCCGATCTGGAAATCTCGGAGCTTCTGGCCAGAATATATCGTACTGTTTCAGAGAAAAAAGCTGAGAAACCGGTCATCCTCGATGTTCGGGGGATCTCCGATTTTGCGGACTATTTTGTGATCATGAGCGGCACCTCCACCCGCCACGTGCAGGGTCTTGCCGAAGCCGTCGACGACGAGATCGGCAGCAGGAGGACCCGGGAAGGGGACACCGAAGGGTTGAGCGAAGCACGCTGGGTGCTGCTCGATTATAACGATATCATCATCCATGTCTTTCACTATGAAGATCGTGATCATTACGATCTGGAAGGACTCTGGCACGACGCCCCCCGTCTCGATCCGAAAAAACTGCTGAATCCCGGGAAAACAGTATGAAAAGCAAAGGACCGGTGCTGCTGGCAATCCTCGATGGCTGGGGGCTCGGCGGAAACGTTGAGACCAACGCGGTCTACGCGGCAAAAACACCCAATATGGACCGGTGGTGGAATGAATACCCGCACACGGCTCTTGTGGCAAACGGCGGGATGGTGGGGTTGCCCGAAGGCCAGATGGGGAACTCCGAAGTCGGCCATCTCAATATCGGCGCCGGCAGGGTGGTCTATCAGGACTATTCCCGGATCAATATCGCCCTTGAATCGGGCGAGTTCATGACCAACCCGGGTCTCCTCGCCTCCATGAATAAAGCCAAAGAGCACTCGGGCGCATTGCATCTTCTCGGTCTTGTTTCCGATGGCGGGGTGCACAGCCACCTCAGCCATCTGATCGGACTTTTGCAGATGGCATCGGCTCTCGGGCTTGAGCGGGTCTTTATCCACGCTTTCATGGATGGACGTGATACGCCTCCCAGAAGCGGCCTCGGGCATCTCGAAACTCTTCAGAAAGAAATCGATCGTATCGGCACCGGACGGATCGCGACCATTACGGGCCGTTATTATGCCATGGACCGGGACAACCGCTGGCAGCGGGTCGAGCTTGCCTGGAAGGCCCTGGTCAGTGGTGATGGGGTCGCGGCAGCCGACCCGGTGCAGGGTGTCCGCGACGCTTACGACCGCGGTGAGTCCGATGAGTTCATCAAGCCGGTGGTCATGGTCGAAAACAATCGGCCGCTGGGAACCATTCAGGATCATGACTCGGTCATCTTTTTCAACTTCAGGTCCGATCGGGCCCGGGAACTTACCCGCGCCTTTACCGAACAGGGCTTTACCGGGTTTGATACCGGAAAGAGGCCTGAACTTTCCCGTTACCTGACCTTTACCGAATACGACCGGGATTTCACCCTGCCCATCGCCTTTCCTCCGGCGGAACTGACCAGGATTCTGGGCGAAGAGGTCAGCCGCGGCGGTCTCACCCAGCTTCGCATTGCGGAGACGGAGAAATACGCCCACGTGACCTTCTTTTTCAACGGCGGACGGGAGGAACCTTTTCCGGGTGAGGAGAGGCTTCTGGTTCCCTCCCCCAAGGAAGTTGCGACCTACGATCTGAAGCCGGAGATGAGCGCCGGGGAGGTTACCGATCGGTTGCTTCAGAAGATCGGGCAGCAGCATTTCGATCTGGTGGTGCTCAATTATGCCAACGGCGATATGGTCGGCCACACCGGGATGCTCCCTGCGGCGATCAAGGCCTGCGAGACGGTGGACGCCTGTCTCGGCCGCCTGGTTGAGGAATTCCTGGCCCGGGAAGGCACCGTGCTGATCACCGCCGACC
The window above is part of the Pseudomonadota bacterium genome. Proteins encoded here:
- the rsfS gene encoding ribosome silencing factor; this encodes MKRIKKSLADLEISELLARIYRTVSEKKAEKPVILDVRGISDFADYFVIMSGTSTRHVQGLAEAVDDEIGSRRTREGDTEGLSEARWVLLDYNDIIIHVFHYEDRDHYDLEGLWHDAPRLDPKKLLNPGKTV
- a CDS encoding twin-arginine translocase subunit TatC, whose translation is MTEKPDTAATPSPALLAVRAINEVRKYILGIAIALAVVTVVLYFFSPQMLRFFQDHLEQKLAFFSVAEPFLAHVKLALIAALFILMPGIIFCGWKAAAKPFAMSAGSIGWFVLFTCLLFYSGAFFCYSITLPFGVRFLLEFQSAQLQPIISIGKFVTFVAVFILAFGIIFELPILMVFGARSGLIPRQSFEKNRRYAILAISIIAALLTPTPDVVNMLLMGVPLYLLYEFGIIVIRILKI
- the gpmI gene encoding 2,3-bisphosphoglycerate-independent phosphoglycerate mutase, producing MKSKGPVLLAILDGWGLGGNVETNAVYAAKTPNMDRWWNEYPHTALVANGGMVGLPEGQMGNSEVGHLNIGAGRVVYQDYSRINIALESGEFMTNPGLLASMNKAKEHSGALHLLGLVSDGGVHSHLSHLIGLLQMASALGLERVFIHAFMDGRDTPPRSGLGHLETLQKEIDRIGTGRIATITGRYYAMDRDNRWQRVELAWKALVSGDGVAAADPVQGVRDAYDRGESDEFIKPVVMVENNRPLGTIQDHDSVIFFNFRSDRARELTRAFTEQGFTGFDTGKRPELSRYLTFTEYDRDFTLPIAFPPAELTRILGEEVSRGGLTQLRIAETEKYAHVTFFFNGGREEPFPGEERLLVPSPKEVATYDLKPEMSAGEVTDRLLQKIGQQHFDLVVLNYANGDMVGHTGMLPAAIKACETVDACLGRLVEEFLAREGTVLITADHGNAEQMVDPVNSGPFTAHTSNRVPFIAVGDTLAGHSIEGDGALRDIAPTVLTLLGLPVPEEMTGRNLLADAMQNEK
- a CDS encoding HD domain-containing protein; this translates as MNCLPREIESSASCRPPCDKCFPDYPLGQALTRKLRDLATSFLDADGGCHGIDHSERVHATSLAIGREMGAKLEVLSAAALLHDIGRRDEHASKGKICHAVRGAELAAGLLAANAFHPGEISEICHCIATHRFRDNTPPLSLEARILFDADKLDSIGAIGIGRAFLFAGQVGARLHNTEADVTETSPYTVEDTAYREFMVKLIRIRERMLTPPGRKMADERHDFMVEFFARLEMEINGGEPDARKS
- a CDS encoding YkgJ family cysteine cluster protein; its protein translation is MADAMSSLDLPEHVCELEKNEKFSFRCGPTVRCFNECCRQLDLALTPYDVLRLRKGLRITSGEFLDRYTVVELAEGEAFPQVFLAMIDDGRASCPFVTDTGCSVYQDRPGACRAYPVGRAAFLDHDGKPSDFFVLLTEPHCRGFSDGEERTVTTWSDDQGLDAYNRINDLMMKITHHPKIREGFRPDREQMNRFMVLYDLDGFRKSQNTIPTLNNCNMEGNSQFAGLDDEALLKRVIHQLQYELFT
- a CDS encoding phosphoribosylformylglycinamidine synthase subunit PurQ yields the protein MPEKVKAIVITGYGTNCEMEMAHACRLGGADQVDIVHMSELIHGEYSLDDYHFLNLPGGFLDGDDLGAGQAGAHRFKHVVIKKTGEKLMDQLVRFINDGKLIIGVCNGFQLMVKTGLLPGFNGNYHDRQVSLSYNDSSRFEDRWVTLKVDPDSPCVFTRGLDALYFPIRHGEGKFVTLNDKVMQSVLDNKLVALRYADPETGKPTMDYPLNPNGSPDAIAGICDPSGRLFGLMPHPEAFLHRTNHPRWTREDLPEEGQGVALFRNGVNYIRENL